One genomic segment of Dehalococcoidia bacterium includes these proteins:
- the mdh gene encoding malate dehydrogenase, whose protein sequence is MRNKVTVVGAGNVGATCAQRIVEGGYADVVMVDIIEGLPQGKALDILQSGPILNFDSSIIGTNGYEETADSDIVVITSGIARKPGMSRDDLILTNMKIIKEVTENVVEYSPNCIIIVVTNPLDAMTQLALHVSKFPKNRVMGQSGILDSSRLRTFIAMELGVSVDDVAACLLGGHGDTMVAIPRLTTVGGIPMTELLSKDRVDAILERTVKGGAEIVGLLKTGSAYYAPSAAAVQMVEAIVFDRKKILPCAAYLEGEYGINGAYVGVPAKLGASGIEQIIELKLTPEESEALKRSAEAVKELVAIMKLE, encoded by the coding sequence ATGCGAAATAAGGTCACAGTTGTTGGTGCCGGGAATGTGGGTGCTACCTGCGCCCAGCGGATCGTGGAGGGGGGCTATGCCGATGTGGTGATGGTGGACATCATCGAGGGGCTGCCTCAAGGGAAGGCACTGGATATCCTGCAAAGTGGACCGATCCTGAACTTCGACTCCAGTATTATCGGTACCAACGGCTACGAGGAGACAGCGGATTCCGATATCGTAGTCATCACCTCGGGCATAGCGCGAAAGCCAGGGATGAGCCGCGATGACCTCATCCTCACCAACATGAAGATCATCAAAGAGGTTACCGAGAACGTGGTGGAGTATTCCCCTAATTGCATCATCATCGTGGTCACCAACCCACTAGATGCCATGACGCAGCTGGCGCTTCATGTGAGCAAGTTCCCCAAGAATCGCGTCATGGGGCAGTCCGGAATCCTCGATTCATCCAGGCTCAGGACATTTATCGCAATGGAGCTCGGTGTGTCGGTTGACGACGTTGCTGCATGCCTCCTTGGTGGGCACGGCGACACTATGGTAGCAATCCCCCGATTGACTACCGTTGGTGGCATCCCAATGACCGAGCTTCTGTCGAAAGATAGAGTGGATGCTATCTTGGAACGCACTGTGAAGGGCGGCGCCGAGATCGTTGGCCTGCTCAAGACAGGAAGTGCCTACTATGCCCCCTCCGCGGCAGCAGTCCAGATGGTTGAAGCTATAGTGTTCGATAGAAAGAAGATCCTCCCCTGTGCTGCCTACCTCGAGGGCGAATACGGCATCAACGGTGCATACGTCGGAGTCCCGGCAAAGCTGGGAGCCAGTGGGATCGAGCAGATCATTGAATTAAAGCTGACACCTGAGGAGAGCGAGGCGCTCAAGCGCTCGGCTGAGGCGGTAAAGGAACTCGTAGCTATTATGAAGCTGGAGTGA
- a CDS encoding pyruvate carboxylase subunit B: MEKKNPLKITDTTLRDGHQSSLATRMRTEDMEAIAAEMDKAGFYSAEVWGGATFDVPTRFLNEDPWERPRLLKRLMPNTPLQMLLRGQNLVGYRHYADDVVFAFVHQAAKVGIDIFRVFDAVNDERNFEAPFKAIKECGKHIQGTLCYSLTERKLGGPTYNIDYYVKKALIIQDMGADSICIKDMAGLAAPYDIYELVSALKAVIKIPIQFHTHYTSGMASMSCLKAAEAGVDIIDTALAPFALRSSQPAVEPIVVALEGTPRDTGLNLAYLFKLGQYIESIAPKYRDFLGTTKMSVIDTGVLVHQIPGGMTTNLISQLKEADALDRINEVYAELPKTRKELGNPPLVTPTSQIVGIQAVQNVLMGRYKMISSQVKDYIYGLYGKPPANIDPEVQKKALKGYERGEEPITCRAADILEPEMEKARADTKEIARDDGDVLIYALYPTTGMRFLKWKYGLEEPPPETKPKTLEDVKREDELIAKAKAGKLEEKAEKAVPPKGPGLKAYNVFVGDEYYQVEVEPAGGHPAINSPAASAAPPKPAEPVATQETRETPAVTPEGAVLAPMPGIIIRCEVTLGQAVKAGDTIVILEAMKMESVLPTPIDGTVRELRVKPGDRVAKDGIIAVIG, translated from the coding sequence ATGGAGAAGAAGAACCCGCTTAAAATCACCGATACCACCCTCCGAGATGGGCATCAGTCATCGCTGGCAACTAGGATGCGTACTGAGGATATGGAAGCCATCGCCGCGGAGATGGATAAGGCAGGATTTTATTCTGCGGAGGTGTGGGGTGGAGCTACTTTCGATGTGCCAACAAGGTTTCTCAATGAGGATCCCTGGGAGAGACCTCGCCTCTTGAAACGGCTGATGCCTAATACCCCGCTTCAGATGCTGCTTCGAGGGCAGAACTTGGTGGGCTATCGCCACTATGCCGACGATGTAGTATTCGCTTTCGTCCATCAGGCAGCGAAGGTAGGCATCGATATCTTTCGCGTCTTCGATGCGGTGAATGATGAGCGTAATTTCGAGGCTCCTTTTAAGGCGATCAAGGAGTGTGGCAAGCACATCCAGGGTACATTATGTTACTCCCTCACTGAGCGGAAATTAGGGGGGCCGACCTACAACATAGATTATTATGTCAAGAAAGCGCTTATAATTCAGGATATGGGAGCTGACAGCATTTGCATCAAGGATATGGCCGGACTCGCTGCCCCCTATGACATCTATGAGCTAGTTAGCGCCCTCAAGGCGGTAATAAAGATACCAATCCAGTTCCACACTCACTATACCAGCGGTATGGCGTCTATGAGCTGCCTCAAGGCCGCCGAGGCTGGGGTGGACATTATCGATACCGCCCTGGCCCCGTTTGCCCTACGCTCTTCCCAGCCAGCGGTGGAGCCTATTGTGGTCGCCCTTGAGGGGACGCCGCGGGACACTGGGCTTAACCTGGCCTATCTTTTTAAACTGGGGCAGTATATCGAGTCCATTGCCCCTAAATACCGCGACTTCCTGGGTACCACCAAGATGTCGGTCATCGATACCGGGGTGCTGGTGCACCAGATTCCTGGAGGCATGACTACTAACCTGATATCCCAGCTAAAGGAAGCGGATGCACTGGATAGGATCAATGAGGTATATGCTGAGCTTCCCAAGACCAGGAAGGAGCTGGGTAACCCCCCCCTGGTTACCCCCACCAGCCAGATCGTGGGGATTCAGGCGGTGCAAAATGTCCTCATGGGCAGATACAAGATGATCTCCAGCCAGGTCAAGGACTATATCTATGGCCTCTACGGCAAGCCTCCGGCTAATATCGACCCTGAGGTGCAAAAGAAAGCGCTCAAGGGGTATGAGCGTGGTGAGGAGCCAATCACCTGCCGCGCTGCAGATATACTAGAGCCAGAGATGGAGAAGGCTAGGGCGGATACAAAAGAAATCGCCAGGGACGATGGCGATGTGCTCATCTATGCCCTCTATCCCACCACCGGGATGCGCTTTCTGAAATGGAAATATGGGTTGGAGGAGCCACCACCGGAGACAAAACCAAAGACCTTAGAGGACGTTAAGCGGGAGGATGAACTTATAGCCAAAGCGAAAGCTGGTAAGCTGGAGGAGAAGGCGGAGAAGGCCGTTCCGCCAAAGGGGCCGGGGCTTAAGGCTTATAATGTATTTGTGGGTGATGAGTATTACCAGGTAGAGGTGGAGCCTGCTGGTGGGCATCCTGCAATAAATAGTCCGGCTGCTAGCGCAGCGCCACCAAAACCGGCGGAACCCGTAGCTACGCAGGAGACCAGAGAAACACCTGCGGTGACTCCTGAGGGTGCTGTACTCGCCCCCATGCCCGGAATAATCATCAGATGCGAAGTGACGCTGGGACAAGCGGTTAAGGCAGGAGATACCATCGTGATCCTGGAGGCGATGAAGATGGAGAGTGTCCTCCCTACCCCTATCGATGGTACGGTTAGGGAGCTGAGGGTGAAGCCTGGGGATCGCGTGGCCAAAGATGGTATCATCGCAGTGATTGGTTAA
- a CDS encoding succinate dehydrogenase/fumarate reductase flavoprotein subunit produces MVAVETTHDVVILGSGLAGLRAAIEAARVSGDEMDIAIVSRVQLMRSHSVCAEGGTAAVMRPEEGDSLELHAWDTVRGSDFLADQDVVWRFVEESPMEILQLDRWGIPWSRRPDGRINQRPFGGHSFDRATFAEDKTGFFEMHTLYDTLQQYASVTRYDECYVTSILIDNGIFQGITVWDLTTGDFFVIRGKALVIATGGGCRMFGFTTYSLTATGDGLAMAYRAGMPLKDMEFVQFHPTGLIPSGILITEAARGEGGYLINSEGERFMERYAPSKMETAPRDIVSRSEITEILEGRGLSGPDGLDYVHLDLRHLGAQKINERLPLIREVAIRFAFIDPIEQPIPIRPAAHYFMGGIHTDIDGATPVEGIWAAGEAACVSLHGANRLGANSTAECLVWGRITGEKAARYAMGQRSLPPAPQQKAQEQSERLFEQIGRGSGSEDIFALRTELQRVMDHNVAVYRDGSELEQALEKIRELKKRVGQVRVKDESRIYNTNLLAVLEMVNLVDVAEVIVAGALARTESRGAHSRRDFPKRDDVNWERHTLAYYTPEGPRLDYIPVNITMWKPVERKY; encoded by the coding sequence ATGGTAGCTGTAGAAACTACTCATGATGTAGTAATTCTGGGTTCTGGTCTGGCAGGTTTAAGGGCAGCGATTGAAGCTGCCCGTGTGAGCGGTGACGAGATGGATATAGCCATTGTTTCCCGGGTGCAGCTAATGCGCTCGCATTCTGTCTGCGCCGAGGGTGGAACCGCCGCAGTCATGCGCCCGGAAGAGGGCGATAGCCTCGAGCTTCACGCCTGGGATACGGTAAGGGGGAGCGATTTCCTGGCTGACCAGGATGTGGTGTGGCGTTTCGTCGAGGAGTCTCCCATGGAGATCCTGCAACTGGATCGCTGGGGTATCCCCTGGTCCAGACGTCCTGATGGCCGCATAAACCAGAGGCCGTTCGGGGGGCACAGCTTCGATCGGGCTACCTTCGCTGAGGACAAGACTGGCTTCTTTGAGATGCACACCCTATACGATACCCTTCAGCAGTATGCCAGCGTTACACGCTATGATGAATGCTACGTTACTTCTATTTTGATAGATAATGGCATCTTTCAGGGTATAACGGTTTGGGATCTGACCACCGGGGATTTTTTTGTGATAAGAGGTAAAGCCCTTGTTATAGCTACCGGTGGTGGCTGCCGCATGTTTGGATTTACCACCTATTCCCTAACAGCTACCGGAGACGGTTTGGCTATGGCCTATAGGGCTGGTATGCCACTTAAGGATATGGAGTTTGTGCAGTTTCACCCAACTGGGTTGATACCTTCGGGTATCCTGATCACTGAGGCTGCGAGGGGCGAGGGCGGGTATCTGATTAACAGTGAAGGTGAGAGATTCATGGAGCGGTACGCGCCTTCCAAGATGGAAACTGCGCCCCGGGATATCGTATCCCGCTCTGAGATAACCGAGATTTTGGAGGGTAGAGGTTTATCGGGACCAGATGGCCTGGACTATGTTCATCTTGACCTGCGCCATCTAGGGGCACAAAAGATAAATGAGCGATTGCCACTTATCAGGGAGGTTGCCATCAGGTTTGCCTTCATCGACCCCATAGAGCAGCCCATACCCATTCGGCCGGCGGCTCACTATTTCATGGGGGGCATCCATACCGATATTGACGGGGCGACACCTGTTGAGGGCATCTGGGCAGCGGGGGAGGCAGCTTGTGTATCCCTGCACGGGGCAAATCGCCTGGGCGCCAATTCTACCGCTGAGTGCCTGGTCTGGGGTAGGATCACAGGAGAGAAAGCAGCACGTTATGCTATGGGTCAGAGGTCTCTTCCACCTGCTCCTCAGCAGAAGGCTCAGGAGCAAAGTGAACGATTGTTTGAGCAAATTGGGCGTGGCAGTGGAAGCGAGGATATCTTTGCCCTACGCACGGAACTGCAACGAGTGATGGACCACAATGTGGCTGTTTATCGTGATGGCTCGGAGTTGGAACAGGCTCTGGAAAAGATAAGGGAACTTAAAAAGAGGGTTGGGCAAGTAAGGGTTAAGGATGAGAGTCGGATATATAATACCAACCTGCTCGCCGTTCTGGAAATGGTTAACCTGGTTGATGTGGCAGAGGTAATCGTGGCCGGTGCCCTGGCGCGCACCGAGTCCAGGGGGGCGCATTCCAGGCGGGACTTTCCCAAGCGGGACGACGTCAACTGGGAGAGGCATACCCTGGCTTATTATACACCAGAAGGGCCGCGACTGGACTATATCCCGGTGAATATCACCATGTGGAAACCGGTTGAGAGGAAATACTAA
- a CDS encoding carboxyl transferase domain-containing protein — MAIEERLEILAKLRAESQLGGGEKRIAAQHEKGKLTARERISYLIDEGSFEELDPFVTHRATEFGLGDKKFLGDAVVIGYGKVDGRLIYIFSQDFTVLGGSLSEVAAEKICKVMDMAVKNGAPLIGLLDCGGARIQEGVESLAGYGEIFVRNTLSSGVIPQISVIMGPAAGGAVYSPAITDFIFMVQGMGEMYITGPDVIRAVTGEEVTLEQLGGAMVHASQSGNCHFVAPNEEECLKMVRQLLTYLPQNNMEEAPFEKNADDPDRRDEELLHIIPEDASKAYDMKEVIRRVFDNGQFMEVHEHFAPNILTGFARLGGRSVGIVAQQPSISAGCINIDASDKAARFVRFLDCFNIPIITICDVPGYMPGVHQEYGGIIRHGAKLLYAYSEATVPKVTVITRKAYGGAYVAMSSKHLRSDINFAWPTAEIAVMGPDGAVNIIHREAIRKSENPEETRANLVAEYKEKFANPYIAAARGYLDDVIDPRETRPRLIKALDMLQNKRDSNPPKKHGNIPL, encoded by the coding sequence ATGGCGATTGAAGAAAGGCTGGAAATTCTGGCCAAACTGAGGGCGGAGTCGCAGCTGGGTGGGGGCGAAAAGCGCATCGCAGCGCAGCATGAGAAGGGCAAGCTCACCGCCAGGGAGCGAATCTCCTATCTCATCGATGAGGGCAGCTTCGAGGAGCTGGACCCCTTCGTCACCCACCGCGCCACCGAGTTCGGCCTCGGGGATAAGAAGTTCCTGGGCGATGCGGTGGTCATTGGATACGGCAAGGTAGATGGCAGGCTTATTTATATCTTCTCTCAGGACTTCACCGTCCTCGGGGGCTCGCTATCGGAGGTGGCCGCTGAGAAGATCTGTAAGGTCATGGACATGGCGGTGAAGAACGGGGCGCCCTTAATTGGCCTTTTGGATTGTGGCGGGGCCAGGATTCAGGAGGGGGTGGAGAGCCTCGCCGGATATGGTGAGATCTTCGTCAGAAATACCCTATCATCGGGGGTGATCCCCCAGATATCGGTGATCATGGGCCCGGCCGCTGGCGGCGCGGTATACTCTCCGGCGATCACCGACTTCATTTTTATGGTTCAAGGAATGGGGGAGATGTATATCACCGGCCCCGATGTCATCAGGGCGGTGACCGGCGAGGAGGTGACCCTTGAGCAGTTGGGAGGGGCGATGGTTCATGCCAGCCAGAGCGGGAATTGCCACTTTGTAGCCCCAAACGAGGAGGAGTGCCTGAAGATGGTGCGCCAGCTCCTCACCTACCTCCCCCAGAACAACATGGAGGAAGCTCCCTTTGAGAAAAATGCCGATGACCCCGATAGGAGAGATGAGGAGCTTCTTCACATCATACCCGAGGATGCTAGTAAAGCCTACGATATGAAAGAGGTTATCCGGAGGGTGTTCGATAATGGCCAATTCATGGAGGTTCATGAGCACTTCGCCCCGAACATCCTTACTGGATTTGCCCGGCTCGGGGGGCGCTCGGTGGGCATCGTGGCCCAGCAGCCCTCCATATCGGCGGGGTGTATCAATATCGATGCCTCCGACAAGGCTGCCCGGTTTGTGCGCTTCCTCGATTGCTTTAACATCCCCATAATCACCATCTGCGATGTCCCAGGGTATATGCCCGGTGTCCATCAGGAATATGGTGGGATCATCAGGCACGGCGCTAAGCTGCTCTATGCCTACTCCGAGGCCACAGTGCCAAAGGTGACCGTGATCACCCGTAAAGCCTACGGCGGTGCCTATGTAGCTATGAGCAGCAAGCACCTCAGGAGCGACATCAACTTCGCCTGGCCCACTGCCGAGATCGCGGTTATGGGGCCCGATGGTGCGGTGAACATCATACATAGGGAGGCCATCCGAAAGTCGGAGAACCCCGAGGAGACCAGAGCGAATCTGGTCGCGGAGTATAAGGAGAAGTTCGCCAATCCCTATATAGCGGCGGCCCGGGGCTATCTCGATGATGTGATCGACCCCAGGGAGACCCGCCCCAGGTTGATAAAGGCACTGGATATGCTGCAAAATAAGAGGGACTCAAATCCCCCCAAGAAACACGGCAACATCCCGCTATAG
- a CDS encoding 3-isopropylmalate dehydratase small subunit, which yields MLRGKAFKFGDNISTDHICPGRYFHLRSNLPELAKHTLEDVEPGFCTMVKPGDFVVAGLNFGLGSSREHAAIVIKMAGVAAVLAKSAARIFYRNAINIGLPVLICDTEKINDSDTLEVDLAGRTVKNLTSGTELTTGKFPDVMLVILKEGGLIPYIKRHGGFES from the coding sequence ATGCTAAGGGGAAAAGCCTTTAAATTCGGTGATAATATTTCCACCGATCACATCTGCCCGGGAAGGTACTTCCATCTTAGGAGTAATCTTCCGGAATTGGCAAAGCACACCCTTGAAGATGTTGAACCCGGCTTTTGTACAATGGTGAAGCCAGGCGATTTCGTCGTTGCAGGTTTGAACTTCGGGCTTGGCTCAAGCCGGGAGCATGCCGCTATCGTAATCAAGATGGCTGGCGTGGCTGCTGTCCTGGCGAAGTCAGCGGCGCGCATCTTTTATAGAAATGCCATCAATATCGGGCTTCCCGTATTGATATGCGACACTGAAAAGATCAATGATAGCGATACGCTTGAGGTTGACCTTGCGGGAAGAACAGTGAAGAATCTTACCAGCGGAACCGAGCTCACCACAGGAAAGTTCCCCGATGTGATGCTCGTGATACTTAAAGAGGGCGGGCTTATCCCTTATATTAAGAGGCATGGTGGCTTTGAATCTTAG
- a CDS encoding isocitrate/isopropylmalate dehydrogenase family protein: protein MAYTITLIRGDGIGPEVTEAAVRVLEATGIEFNWEEAFAGERAQEKYGSLLPNELLDSIRRNKVALKGPITTPVGSGFRSVNVAIRKGLDLYVCLRPCKSYPGAPSIHTNVDVVVVRENTEDLYLGIECRRQTPEAIKLTRLIEENGNWVNADSSFSIKAISPNATRRIAQYAFDYARAHGRKKVTVVHKANILKETDGLFLSITTEVAKDYPDIEFESHMVDSMCSQLVRFPQHHDVIVLPNLYGDIVSELCAGLIGGVGIAPGANIGNDISVFEPTHGSAPKYAGQNKVNPMAMMLSGVMMLRHLGEKEAADRMESAIVQVIAEGKSVTYDMKRDRNDPTAVGTSQVADAVIEKMKE, encoded by the coding sequence TTGGCATATACCATTACACTAATTAGGGGCGATGGCATCGGTCCTGAGGTAACCGAGGCTGCAGTAAGGGTCCTTGAGGCGACCGGGATCGAGTTCAACTGGGAGGAAGCGTTTGCCGGCGAGAGGGCTCAAGAAAAGTATGGCTCTTTACTTCCCAATGAACTACTCGACTCCATCAGGAGGAACAAGGTAGCCTTGAAAGGCCCGATCACCACCCCCGTGGGCTCGGGCTTTCGCAGCGTCAATGTAGCGATAAGGAAGGGGCTGGATCTCTATGTTTGCCTCCGCCCCTGCAAGAGCTACCCCGGTGCTCCTTCCATCCACACTAATGTAGATGTTGTAGTGGTGCGAGAAAATACCGAGGACCTCTACCTGGGGATCGAGTGCCGTAGGCAGACCCCCGAGGCGATAAAGCTTACCCGCCTCATTGAGGAAAACGGAAACTGGGTCAATGCGGATTCGAGCTTTAGCATCAAGGCGATATCCCCCAATGCCACCCGAAGGATTGCACAGTATGCCTTCGATTATGCCAGAGCCCATGGCCGCAAAAAGGTTACTGTAGTTCACAAGGCGAATATCCTGAAGGAAACCGATGGGCTCTTTTTATCAATCACAACCGAGGTTGCTAAGGATTACCCCGACATTGAGTTTGAATCCCACATGGTCGATAGCATGTGCTCACAACTAGTACGTTTCCCTCAGCACCATGATGTTATCGTCCTACCGAACCTTTATGGTGACATCGTCTCCGAGCTTTGTGCCGGGCTTATTGGTGGGGTGGGGATCGCCCCTGGAGCCAATATCGGGAATGATATCTCCGTCTTTGAACCGACCCATGGCAGCGCCCCTAAATATGCCGGTCAGAACAAGGTAAACCCTATGGCCATGATGCTCTCCGGGGTGATGATGCTCCGCCACCTCGGGGAGAAAGAGGCTGCCGATAGGATGGAGAGTGCCATAGTCCAGGTTATCGCTGAGGGGAAATCGGTTACCTATGATATGAAACGCGACCGCAACGACCCCACGGCGGTAGGCACCTCACAGGTTGCTGATGCCGTAATCGAAAAAATGAAGGAGTAG
- a CDS encoding 3-isopropylmalate dehydratase large subunit, with protein sequence MGKTLAEKILSENSGSDAHAGDIIIARVDLAFLQDGTGPLALRQLEESGLGQAANPDRVVLFLDHAAPCPSRELANDHITLRQFARKSGVQICDVGEGVCHQLVLEYYANPGEVILGADSHTVTAGALGAFATGMGSTDVAIAIALGKTWLRVPESFKVEVSGRFAKGVYAKDLALHLIGSLGADGATYKSLEFSGEAIANMSMAGRFTLANMAVEAGAKTGLFPTDGTTQAYLESRGRGALFHALCPDHDAMYEQVITIDASSLEPTLSRPHAVDNIALARELAGTKVDQVFIGTCTNGRLDDLAVAAAILNGKRRYPKTRLLVAPASLDVLKEAISAGYIQTFLEAGAVLLPPSCGPCVGVHQGVLGDGEACLSTANRNFRGRMGNPEAHIYLGSPATAAASAIAGEITDPRELM encoded by the coding sequence ATGGGGAAGACCCTCGCCGAGAAGATCCTGAGCGAGAATTCAGGGAGCGATGCCCATGCTGGAGATATCATCATCGCCAGGGTCGATCTTGCCTTCCTCCAGGATGGCACTGGCCCTCTAGCGCTGCGGCAACTTGAAGAGAGCGGCCTTGGGCAGGCAGCCAATCCAGATAGGGTAGTCCTTTTTCTTGATCACGCTGCTCCCTGCCCGTCACGAGAGCTTGCCAATGACCACATTACCCTACGTCAGTTCGCCCGAAAGAGCGGCGTCCAGATTTGCGATGTGGGGGAAGGGGTTTGCCACCAGCTGGTGTTGGAATACTATGCTAACCCGGGGGAGGTGATCCTCGGCGCTGATTCCCACACCGTGACCGCAGGGGCATTAGGGGCTTTTGCCACTGGTATGGGCTCCACCGATGTTGCCATAGCCATTGCTTTAGGAAAGACCTGGCTCAGGGTACCTGAGAGCTTCAAGGTAGAGGTAAGTGGTCGCTTCGCCAAGGGAGTATATGCAAAGGACCTTGCCCTGCACCTTATCGGGAGCCTTGGTGCTGATGGCGCCACTTACAAATCGCTGGAGTTCTCAGGAGAGGCTATCGCAAATATGAGCATGGCGGGTCGTTTCACCCTGGCTAATATGGCAGTGGAGGCAGGGGCCAAGACGGGGCTTTTCCCTACGGATGGGACTACACAAGCCTATCTTGAATCTCGCGGTCGCGGTGCTCTTTTTCACGCTTTGTGCCCTGATCATGATGCCATGTATGAGCAAGTGATCACCATCGATGCTTCTAGCCTTGAGCCCACATTGTCTAGACCTCACGCAGTAGATAATATCGCCCTGGCGAGAGAGCTAGCGGGCACGAAAGTCGACCAGGTTTTCATCGGCACCTGTACCAACGGTCGCCTGGATGACCTGGCGGTAGCGGCCGCAATTCTGAATGGAAAAAGACGTTATCCTAAAACTAGGCTGCTCGTTGCCCCGGCATCTTTGGATGTACTTAAAGAAGCGATTAGCGCTGGATATATCCAGACCTTCCTTGAGGCTGGGGCGGTGCTTCTGCCGCCGAGTTGTGGCCCATGCGTTGGGGTACACCAGGGAGTGCTGGGGGATGGGGAGGCTTGCCTCTCCACAGCCAACCGCAATTTCAGGGGGCGCATGGGAAATCCAGAGGCCCATATCTACTTGGGAAGCCCGGCTACTGCCGCGGCGAGCGCCATCGCTGGCGAGATCACCGACCCCAGGGAGCTAATGTAA
- a CDS encoding fumarate hydratase, giving the protein MREISVADIVNTVAHLCQRANFNIGEDVLEALKQAREKEESTLGQQVLDQILENDSIATNENIPICQDCGTAVIFLELGQDAHVTGGDLYTAVEEGVRRGYEDGYLRKSIVSQPFSARANTKDNTPAVIHLDMVPGDCLKITVMPKGGGSENMSRLAMLTPAKGRQGVIEFVVKSVAEAGSNPCPPIVVGVGIGGTADKATILAKKALLRRVGEPNPDPEMAELEREILERVNNLGIGPQGFGGRTTALAVHAEVFPTHIAMMPVAVNLNCHAARHKEAIL; this is encoded by the coding sequence ATGAGAGAAATATCGGTTGCGGATATTGTCAACACCGTGGCACACCTCTGTCAGCGGGCAAATTTCAATATCGGAGAGGATGTCCTAGAGGCGCTTAAGCAGGCTAGGGAGAAGGAGGAATCCACCTTAGGGCAGCAGGTCTTAGATCAGATATTGGAGAATGACAGTATCGCCACGAATGAGAATATCCCTATATGTCAGGACTGTGGTACCGCAGTGATATTTCTTGAGCTGGGTCAGGATGCCCATGTTACCGGTGGCGATCTTTATACCGCCGTTGAAGAGGGGGTACGCCGGGGTTATGAGGATGGCTACCTCAGAAAATCCATAGTGAGCCAGCCTTTCTCGGCAAGGGCGAATACCAAAGATAACACCCCCGCTGTGATACACCTAGACATGGTGCCAGGGGACTGCTTGAAGATCACGGTCATGCCCAAGGGCGGCGGTAGCGAGAACATGAGCCGTCTTGCTATGCTCACCCCAGCCAAGGGCCGTCAGGGGGTTATCGAATTCGTGGTGAAATCGGTGGCGGAGGCAGGCTCCAATCCTTGTCCACCGATTGTCGTCGGCGTGGGGATTGGTGGGACGGCAGATAAGGCGACGATATTGGCGAAAAAGGCACTGCTGCGCCGGGTGGGAGAGCCAAATCCAGACCCCGAGATGGCTGAGCTGGAGCGGGAAATACTGGAGCGCGTGAATAACCTGGGCATCGGGCCGCAGGGTTTCGGTGGTAGGACCACAGCCCTGGCGGTGCACGCCGAGGTCTTTCCGACGCATATTGCGATGATGCCGGTGGCGGTGAACCTGAATTGCCACGCCGCAAGGCATAAGGAGGCGATTCTCTGA